The DNA sequence TCTATGTGGCTATGATCTTAGCATATGGTTCTGTTCGGTGGTGGAAGATCTTCACGCCGGACCAATGCTCCGGGATTAACCGCTTCGTTGCGGTCTTTGCAGTTCCACTCCTCTCTTTCCACTTCATCTCCTCCAATGACCCTTACGCCATGAACTACCACTTCATAGCAGCCGATTCTCTTCAGAAGCTTGTCATCTTGGCTGCGCTTTTTCTATGGAACACCTTCACAAAACACGGTACCTTGGATTGGACAATCACCCTCTTCTCACTCTCCACTCTCCCAAACACACTCGTCATGGGAATCCCTCTCCTCAAGGCCATGTACGGCGACTTCTCCGGCACCCTCATGGTCCAAATCGTTGTCTTGCAGAGCGTTATATGGTACACTCTCATGCTCTTCATGTTCGAATACAGGGGTGCTAAGCTTCTTATCTCCGAGCAGTTCCCGGAGACTGCAGGCTCCATCACCTCCTTCAGGGTTGACTCCGATGTGGTGTCCCTCAACGGCAGGGATCCACTGCAAGCGGATGCAGAGATTGGTGAAGATGGAAAGCTTCATGTTGTGGTGAAGAGATCAGGTGCTTCCTCCATGATATCTTCCTTCAACAAGTCTCATTTAACTTCCATGACTCCTCGCGCTTCCAATCTCACCGGTGTTGAGATCTATTCCGTTCAATCATCCAGGGAACCAACACCCAGAGCTTCCAGTTTCAATCAAACGGACTTCTTCGCCATGTTTAATGCAAGCAAAGCACCCAGTCCCAAACACGGTTACACCAATGGCGAGTACTCCAAAGGAGCGACTCCGAGGACATCGAATTTTGAAGAGGAGATAACGATGAAGATGCATAATAAGAAAAGAGGAGCGAGGAGCATGAGTGGCGAACTGTTCAACTCTTCTTATCCGCCTCCGAACCCTATGTTTTCAGGATCTACAAGCGgcttaaagaagaaagatggcGGCGGCAGCGGAACTACTCCTCCTAACAACAAGGAGTTGCACATGTTTGTATGGAGTTCAAGCGCTTCCCCAGTCTCTGAGGGGAATCTCAGACAAGCTGTTCATAGTGCTGCATCTACTGATTTTGATAAGGCGGTTACACCAGAGACTCTTGCCTCCAAAGGTAATAATTAAGaaccgttaaataatttgataaatttgactaaattattatctaatagttctcaactatcaacttaatATTAAGTTAACTGTACCTTATTTTCTATGTAAAAACTTAGgtgcagtcgatttcacgtgaagttaatagttaagagccgttagataaaaattgagtcaaatcatttaacggctcTTAGTTATAATTCACCTAAAGTTTTTAGATTTTTGAGAGAGTAGAGAGTGTAATGCATGTGTGCATGAATGCATGCAGCTGTGCAAGAGTTGATTGAGAACATGAGTCCAGCACGTAGAGAGGCGGAGATTGAGGAAGGAGGAGGGAAGAAGGTGGTGGAGATGGAAGAAGGAGATGCAAAGAAGAAGCAACACATGCCGCCGGCAAGTGTGATGACAAGGCTCATCCTCATCATGGTTTGGAGGAAACTGATTAGAAATCCAAATACTTATTCAAGCCTTTTGGGACTCACATGGTCTCTCATATCATTTAGATTTCACATAGAAATGCCGAGTATTGTAAAAGGATCCATATCTATACTCTCTGATGCAGGTCTTGGAATGGCCATGTTCAGTCTAGGTACTTGTCTTTAATTTGTCTCTTGTTCAAACCCTTTAATTTCTGTGTATTATTGTATGTTTTTGTTTAATGGTTTAATTTTCAGGTCTGTTCATGGCATTGCAGCCGAAGATAATTGCATGTGGAAAATCTGTTGCGGCGTTTTCTATGGCAGTTAGGTTCTTGACAGGTCCAGCTGTGATTGCTGCTACCTCCATTGGCATTGGTATTCGAGGAGTTCTACTGCATGTTGCAATTGTTCAGGTCAATGCATGCAATTCcctactactactaataataatattatatatatatacttgttaattaaattattattaactaaGCCATTGATTCATCAGGCTGCACTTCCCCAGGGTATTGTTCCCTTTGTGTTCGCCAAAGAATACAATCTCCACGCGGATATACTCAGCACTGCGTAAGTCGCATTTATTTTCCGGTAAAAACTCAAGTTGTCAATTTCAATATAAAGTTGATAATTAAGACTccgttaaatgaaaatttagtcaaatcgatcaaattatttaacggttTTCGATTATTAACTTTATACTGAattgactgcacctgaattttt is a window from the Arachis hypogaea cultivar Tifrunner chromosome 1, arahy.Tifrunner.gnm2.J5K5, whole genome shotgun sequence genome containing:
- the LOC112697373 gene encoding auxin efflux carrier component 2; translated protein: MITGKDIYDVFAAIVPLYVAMILAYGSVRWWKIFTPDQCSGINRFVAVFAVPLLSFHFISSNDPYAMNYHFIAADSLQKLVILAALFLWNTFTKHGTLDWTITLFSLSTLPNTLVMGIPLLKAMYGDFSGTLMVQIVVLQSVIWYTLMLFMFEYRGAKLLISEQFPETAGSITSFRVDSDVVSLNGRDPLQADAEIGEDGKLHVVVKRSGASSMISSFNKSHLTSMTPRASNLTGVEIYSVQSSREPTPRASSFNQTDFFAMFNASKAPSPKHGYTNGEYSKGATPRTSNFEEEITMKMHNKKRGARSMSGELFNSSYPPPNPMFSGSTSGLKKKDGGGSGTTPPNNKELHMFVWSSSASPVSEGNLRQAVHSAASTDFDKAVTPETLASKAVQELIENMSPARREAEIEEGGGKKVVEMEEGDAKKKQHMPPASVMTRLILIMVWRKLIRNPNTYSSLLGLTWSLISFRFHIEMPSIVKGSISILSDAGLGMAMFSLGLFMALQPKIIACGKSVAAFSMAVRFLTGPAVIAATSIGIGIRGVLLHVAIVQAALPQGIVPFVFAKEYNLHADILSTAVIFGMLVALPITILYYVLLGL